In Dermacentor silvarum isolate Dsil-2018 chromosome 2, BIME_Dsil_1.4, whole genome shotgun sequence, the following proteins share a genomic window:
- the LOC119442058 gene encoding xylulose kinase — translation MEATCKSYLGLDFSTQQLKGLAIDDKLRVLCEAAVQFDNDLPEYRTQNGVNKNRDTLTVTAPTIMWIKALDMLLERLKVAGLDLSTVAAISGSGQQHGSVYWRKGAADMLRDLDASKFLHDQLQGAFSVRDSPVWMDSSTEAQCRNLETAVGGAQSLADITGSRAFERFTGNQIAKIWQTKRDAYANTERISLVSSFGATLFLGRYAPIDFSDGSGMNLLNIRTHRWERACLDACAPDLEAKLGEPVPSHEVLGTVAPYFVDRYGFPPDCLVIAFTGDNPASLAGLRLCGGDLLVSLGTSDTVLMWLSDAKPALEGHVMVNPVASDAFMGMLCYKNGSLTRQRVRDQCAGGSWDIFASLIDSTPRGNFGNIGMYFDLKEILPPVVGDFKFNKSNERVAKFSQEVEARAVVEGQFLAKRVHAERLGFTTGGRVLATGGASKNPGIVQVLADVFGASVYTLGKAAANAACLGAAYLAFFGAGKKAEPGLSFDNVISEAEPFHLVAKPSADAASVYGPMAERYRTLEQRVVSLQVQSTP, via the coding sequence ATGGAAGCCACTTGCAAAAGCTACCTCGGCCTGGACTTCAGCACGCAGCAGCTGAAAGGTCTGGCGATCGATGACAAGCTCAGAGTGCTTTGCGAAGCAGCAGTTCAGTTCGACAATGACTTGCCCGAGTATCGCACTCAAAACGGTGTGAACAAGAATCGCGACACTTTGACAGTGACGGCGCCCACAATCATGTGGATAAAAGCACTTGACATGCTGCTAGAGCGCCTCAAGGTAGCAGGCCTTGACTTGTCAACCGTAGCGGCCATCTCCGGGAGCGGTCAGCAACACGGAAGCGTTTACTGGAGAAAGGGCGCCGCCGATATGCTCCGAGATCTCGACGCATCAAAGTTTCTCCACGATCAACTTCAGGGAGCGTTCAGCGTTCGCGATTCCCCAGTCTGGATGGACTCGAGCACCGAGGCACAGTGCCGCAATCTTGAGACTGCCGTCGGTGGAGCGCAGAGTCTTGCGGATATCACCGGCTCGCGAGCATTCGAGCGCTTCACAGGCAACCAAATCGCCAAGATTTGGCAGACGAAACGCGATGCCTACGCGAATACCGAACGCATCTCCCTGGTGAGCAGTTTTGGCGCTACATTATTCCTCGGCCGCTACGCACCAATTGACTTTAGCGACGGCTCTGGCATGAACTTGCTGAATATACGTACTCACCGCTGGGAACGCGCATGCCTCGACGCCTGCGCGCCAGATTTGGAAGCCAAGCTTGGCGAGCCCGTACCGTCTCACGAAGTTCTCGGCACTGTCGCACCGTATTTCGTGGATCGCTACGGTTTTCCACCGGACTGCTTGGTCATCGCGTTCACAGGCGACAACCCGGCTTCGTTGGCTGGGCTCCGTCTCTGCGGCGGCGACCTGCTTGTCAGCCTTGGAACTAGTGATACCGTGCTGATGTGGCTGAGCGATGCGAAGCCCGCCCTCGAAGGCCACGTGATGGTGAACCCTGTGGCTAGTGACGCCTTCATGGGAATGTTGTGCTACAAAAATGGCTCACTGACCCGACAAAGAGTGAGGGACCAGTGTGCTGGAGGCTCCTGGGACATATTTGCGTCTCTCATAGACAGCACACCTCGCGGTAACTTTGGAAACATTGGCATGTATTTTGACTTAAAGGAGATCCTTCCGCCTGTGGTAGGTGACTTCAAGTTCAACAAGAGTAACGAGAGGGTTGCAAAGTTCTCCCAGGAAGTTGAAGCAAGGGCAGTTGTCGAAGGTCAATTTCTTGCTAAACGTGTTCATGCGGAACGACTTGGGTTCACCACTGGTGGCAGAGTGCTGGCGACTGGCGGTGCCTCCAAAAATCCTGGAATTGTCCAAGTATTAGCTGACGTGTTTGGTGCCTCAGTGTACACACTTGGCAAAGCTGCTGCAAATGCTGCATGTCTTGGTGCGGCCTATCTGGCTTTCTTTGGTGCAGGCAAGAAAGCTGAGCCTGGACTGTCCTTTGATAATGTGATCAGTGAAGCAGAACCATTCCACTTAGTAGCTAAACCAAGTGCTGATGCAGCTTCCGTCTATGGTCCAATGGCAGAACGATATCGCACACTTGAGCAAAGGGTAGTTTCACTGCAAGTGCAAAGCACTCCGTAA